One Enterococcus silesiacus genomic window carries:
- a CDS encoding GTPase HflX: MGKIAEKVILVGVETEENYPRFEGSMKELKNLTKTAQGEVVFSLTQKRPRVDSQTVIGKGKVEELIQLVDAYEVDIVIFNHELTPRQNQLIVEAVGVKVIDRVQLILDIFAMRARSKEGKLQVELAQLNYLLPRLVGQGKQLSRLGGGIGTRGPGETKLESDRRHIRDKIIAIKRELKEVTAHRERSRQKRHSSDLFQIGLIGYTNAGKSTILNLLTTAGAYSEDQLFATLDPLTKKWQLPQGMIVTLTDTVGFIQDLPTQLIEAFQSTLEESRGMDLLLHVVDASAYERLQHEQTVVELLEGLDLEQIPVLTVYNKSDQVDETEFVPTLFPNVLVSAKSTVGKEQLTKAVREKMMELLVPYEFDIPSNQGQQLSELTRRTLLLSETFEEEKNAYHVKGFAKKNSKWTRELEE, from the coding sequence ATCCATGAAAGAATTGAAAAATTTAACAAAAACGGCTCAGGGAGAGGTTGTCTTTAGCTTAACTCAAAAACGCCCCCGAGTGGATTCACAAACGGTGATTGGTAAAGGGAAAGTAGAAGAACTAATACAATTAGTTGATGCTTATGAAGTAGATATCGTTATTTTCAACCATGAATTGACGCCAAGACAGAATCAGCTGATTGTTGAAGCTGTAGGAGTAAAAGTGATCGATCGAGTACAGTTGATCTTAGATATTTTTGCGATGCGGGCTCGTTCCAAAGAAGGCAAGCTACAAGTAGAATTGGCTCAATTGAATTATTTACTGCCTCGATTGGTTGGACAAGGGAAACAATTGTCCCGTTTAGGTGGAGGAATTGGTACAAGAGGCCCTGGAGAAACGAAACTTGAATCAGATCGGCGGCATATCCGCGATAAGATTATCGCAATCAAGCGTGAACTAAAAGAAGTGACAGCTCATCGCGAACGTAGTAGACAAAAACGTCACTCATCTGATCTGTTTCAAATTGGCTTGATTGGCTATACAAATGCAGGGAAATCAACGATCTTAAATTTGCTGACAACTGCAGGAGCCTATTCAGAAGATCAATTATTTGCGACCTTAGATCCGTTAACAAAAAAATGGCAGCTGCCGCAAGGAATGATTGTCACATTGACAGATACTGTAGGATTTATTCAGGATCTGCCAACGCAACTGATCGAAGCCTTCCAGTCAACGCTAGAGGAAAGCCGAGGGATGGATTTATTGCTACATGTGGTCGACGCGAGTGCTTATGAACGTTTGCAGCATGAACAAACGGTAGTGGAATTACTCGAAGGGTTAGATTTAGAGCAGATTCCCGTTTTAACCGTTTACAATAAAAGCGATCAAGTTGATGAAACTGAATTTGTACCGACGCTATTTCCTAATGTGTTGGTTTCAGCTAAAAGTACGGTAGGAAAAGAGCAGCTAACGAAAGCTGTCAGAGAAAAAATGATGGAGTTGCTTGTTCCATATGAATTTGATATCCCTTCAAATCAAGGACAACAATTAAGTGAATTGACGCGACGAACATTACTTTTATCGGAAACCTTTGAAGAAGAGAAAAATGCATATCATGTGAAAGGATTTGCTAAGAAAAATTCAAAATGGACGCGAGAGCTAGAAGAATAA